One part of the Rutidosis leptorrhynchoides isolate AG116_Rl617_1_P2 chromosome 1, CSIRO_AGI_Rlap_v1, whole genome shotgun sequence genome encodes these proteins:
- the LOC139840993 gene encoding premnaspirodiene oxygenase-like gives MEFQISFLVTVVIIFFLLKLLNITKKPNSSSKFPPPGPWKIPIIGNIFSMVSRQPPHHVLRNLARKHGPLMHLQLGEVSALIVSSPQVAKEIMIKNDVAFADRPEILAGKIIIYNNGDIALSPYGNFWRQLRKICTLELLSAKKVQSFSYIREEEVKFMIESIVSSSGSPINLSEKIYTLTNTITSRAAFGKIPKDQDLLIKMLHDFSIVAGGFDIADLFPSYKFLHVVTRMSSKMEKIHQNLDKILSNVIVEHEKDKENKKEVKVSEDLLDILFRLKDSGDLEFPISTDNIKAVILDVFSAGTDTTSSTVEWVMSELLRNPEVLKKAQAEVREVFKVKSLLQETKFQELKYLKMVIKETMRLHPSGPLLLPRECRESCEINGYVIPVKTKVIVNAWALGRDPEYWHDAERFIPERFEKSSIDFLGNNLEYIPFGAGRRMCPGILFAVANIEIILSNLLYYFDWKLPLGMKPEDLDMTEIFGSTIRRKIDLYPIAIPYTPL, from the exons ATGGAATTCCAAATCTCATTCCTAGTTACTGTTGTAATTATATTCTTTCTGTTGAAGCTACTAAACATTACCAAAAAACCAAATTCAAGTTCAAAGTTCCCACCTCCCGGTCCATGGAAGATACCTATTATTGGAAACATATTTTCCATGGTGAGTCGACAACCGCCACATCATGTCCTTCGAAACCTGGCTCGAAAACATGGTCCGTTAATGCATCTTCAGCTTGGTGAAGTTTCTGCGTTGATTGTTTCATCACCTCAAGTGGCCAAAGAAATTATGATAAAGAACGATGTTGCATTTGCAGACAGGCCTGAAATTCTAGCAGGTAAGATCATTATTTATAACAACGGCGACATCGCCCTTTCTCCATATGGTAATTTTTGGAGACAGCTCCGAAAAATCTGCACCTTAGAACTTCTTAGTGCCAAGAAAGTTCAGTCATTTTCTTATATTCGGGAAGAAGAAGTCAAATTTATGATAGAATCGATTGTGTCGTCCTCAGGATCACCTATAAATCTATCAGAAAAGATTTATACGTTGACAAATACAATAACTTCTAGAGCTGCTTTCGGAAAGATACCCAAAGATCAAGATTTACTGATTAAGATGTTACATGATTTTTCCATTGTAGCTGGAGGATTTGATATAGCTGATTTGTTTCCTTCTTATAAGTTTCTTCATGTTGTTACAAGGATGAGCTCCAAGATGGAAAAAATCCACCAAAATCTTGACAAAATCTTGAGTAACGTCATTGTCGAACATGAAAAAGACAAGGAAAATAAGAAAGAGGTTAAAGTTAGTGAGGATTTGCTTGATATTCTTTTCAGGCTTAAAGATAGTGGTGATCTTGAGTTTCCTATCTCAACAGACAACATTAAAGCGGTGATATTG GATGTTTTTTCAGCTGGAACTGATACTACTTCATCAACGGTGGAATGGGTCATGTCTGAACTCCTAAGGAACCCTGAAGTGTTAAAAAAAGCACAAGCGGAAGTGCGCGAAGTTTTCAAGGTAAAATCATTACTACAAGAAACTAAATTTCAAGAACTGAAGTATCTAAAGATGGTAATAAAGGAAACAATGAGATTACATCCCAGTGGTCCCTTATTGCTTCCTAGAGAATGTAGGGAAAGTTGCGAGATCAACGGATACGTCATACCAGTAAAAACGAAAGTCATTGTTAATGCGTGGGCTCTTGGAAGGGATCCTGAATACTGGCATGATGCCGAACGTTTTATACCTGAGAGGTTTGAGAAAAGTAGTATTGATTTCTTGGGAAACAATTTGGAGTATATTCCATTTGGGGCCGGAAGGAGGATGTGTCCAGGGATTTTGTTTGCTGTAGCGAACATTGAGATTATTCTATCTAACTTACTCTATTATTTCGACTGGAAACTCCCTTTAGGAATGAAGCCTGAAGATTTGGACATGACTGAGATTTTTGGATCTACCATTAGGAGAAAAATTGACTTATATCCAATTGCCATTCCTTATACTCCACTTTGA